One window from the genome of Dioscorea cayenensis subsp. rotundata cultivar TDr96_F1 chromosome 3, TDr96_F1_v2_PseudoChromosome.rev07_lg8_w22 25.fasta, whole genome shotgun sequence encodes:
- the LOC120253877 gene encoding LOW QUALITY PROTEIN: uncharacterized protein LOC120253877 (The sequence of the model RefSeq protein was modified relative to this genomic sequence to represent the inferred CDS: deleted 2 bases in 1 codon), translated as MGRNKKAGFGSRPRSVSSQSPNPNPTKKPNNGSVGSFVDGGMLTDWQPSSSGKPHRKIKDFRRLRGNTIPFKYPSVSEADDSPLVGSEEEEESKYKRKNEGFLLIGGLRLYTKDVWSPDEAMDEDQKEESSSESVEDVEEGEGSIEDDELSSSIDLDDSDIDDDVVEDYLEGIGGSSELLGSEWLANRSLEEYDEDGLLKSGSNSDGDDVKIGGSALMNASMEYGMKKGSVRKAKEKKKKNVHGVSSIVDAEIAAFYDDLLTKESKRGARPIPDAEISELYDALVIKDSRRGARHRKLVSSQVAQSWPGGKKKHRKEFIAVKRRERMLNRGVDLDEINLKLREMVLDELDTLSFAPMHSRDCKQVQRLASIYHLRSGCQGSGKKRFVVVTRTTHTCLPSSTDRVRLEKLLGAGIENYDFTVDDIKSKPQKISRKMSSKSLSRIHSSAPSKLIKNEPSGSKKQASKKSSLSERPVSFVSYGAMQHDQVPEPLVTDLSEISTIETVVHSCPPKLGAFEVHTKGFGSRMMAKMGFIEGSGLGKDGKGMVRPIEPTRRPKSLGLGVEFVEKTPDVKSPDLIVQCRGTMPCSFEQHTKGFGSKMMTKMGFILGTGLGKDAQGITTPLTVVRLPKSQGLGALLNHDSCGSV; from the exons ATGGGGAGGAACAAGAAAGCGGGTTTCGGATCTCGGCCAAGATCCGTTTCGAGCCAAAGCCCGAATCCGAATCCGACTAAGAAACCCAATAACGGCAGCGTTGGCAGTTTCGTCGACGGCGGTATGCTCACCGACTGGCAACCCAGCTCTTCAG GGAAACCTCACCGGAAGATCAAGGACTTCCGGCGGCTCCGTGGAAACACCATTCCCTTCAAGTACCCTAGCGTTTCCGAAGCCGACGATTCTCCGTTGGTCGGTtccgaggaggaggaggagagcaaGTACAAGAGGAAAAATgagggttttcttttaattgggGGTCTTAGATTGTATACAAAGGATGTATGGTCTCCGGATGAGGCCATGGATGAGGATCAGAAGGAGGAAAGCAGTAGTGAATCAGTTGAGGATGTAGAAGAGGGTGAAGGTTCTATAGAGGATGATGAATTGTCTTCTAGTATTGATCTTGATGATTCTGatattgatgatgatgtggTTGAAGATTATCTGGAAGGGATTGGTGGAAGCTCTGAGCTTTTGGGGTCTGAGTGGTTGGCTAACCGGAGTTTGGAGGAATATGATGAGGATGGGCTTTTGAAAAGTGGGAGTAATAGTGATGGGGATGATGTTAAAATTGGTGGGTCTGCTCTGATGAATGCGTCCATGGAGTATGGTATGAAGAAGGGTAGCGTAAGAAAggcaaaagagaagaagaagaagaatgtgcATGGTGTTTCTAGCATTGTGGATGCTGAGATTGCTGCATTTTATGATGATTTGCTCACTAAGGAATCAAAAAGAGGTGCAAGGCCCATCCCCGATGCTGAGATTTCTGAATTGTATGATGCTTTGGTTATAAAGGATTCAAGGAGGGGTGCAAGGCATAGAAAGTTGGTTTCTTCCCAGGTTGCACAGTCATGGCCAG GTGGAAAGAAAAAACACCGGAAAGAATTTATTGCTGTAAAACGTCGGGAACGCATGCTGAATCGGGGTGTTGACTTGGATGAAATCAATTTG AAGCTGAGAGAAATGGTACTTGATGAGCTTGATACACTATCTTTTGCACCAATGCATTCCCGTGACTGCAAACAG GTTCAACGACTAGCATCCATTTATCATCTGCGTAGTGGTTGTCAAGGATCAGGCAAGAAGAG ATTTGTTGTTGTTACACGAACGACCCACACATGCTTGCCATCTTCTACCGACAGAGTTCGTCTTGAAAAg CTTTTGGGAGCTGGCATTGAGAATTATGATTTTACTGTGGATGATATCAAGTCCAAGCCTCAAAAGATATCAAGGAAAATGAGCAGCAAGTCTCTTTCTAGAATACACTCTTCCGCACCATCCAAGCTAATAAAAAATGAACCCAGTGGGAGCAAGAAACAAGCTAGCAAGAAGAGTTCATTATCAGAACGGCCAGTCTCCTTTGTTTCATATGGTGCTATGCAACATGATCAAGTCCCAGAGCCACTAGTCACAGACTTGAGCGAAATCAGTACAATAGAAACAGTTGTTCATAGTTGTCCCCCGAAGTTGGGTGCCTTTGAGGTGCACACCAAAGGGTTTGGCTCACGGATGATGGCCAAGATGGGATTCATTGAAGGAAGTGGTTTGGGTAAAGATGGTAAAGGAATGGTGCGGCCTATAGAGCCTACCAGACGACCAAAATCACTTGGGTTAGGT GTTGAATTTGTAGAGAAAACACCAGATGTGAAATCACCGGACTTGATAGTGCAATGCAGAGGTACCATGCCATGTTCCTTTGAACAGCATACGAAGGGCTTCGGATCGAAGATGATGACGAAAATGGGTTTCATTCTAGGGACCGGTCTGGGTAAGGATGCTCAAGGGATAACCACCCCTTTGACTGTAGTAAGGTTGCCAAAATCACAAGGTTTGGGTGCGCTACTTAATCATGATAGTTGTGGTTCAGTATGA